The proteins below come from a single Tachypleus tridentatus isolate NWPU-2018 chromosome 13, ASM421037v1, whole genome shotgun sequence genomic window:
- the LOC143237997 gene encoding uncharacterized protein LOC143237997 produces MRIFNSSLVFQRASSLFSTLLLLIKMVKSIYLSLLYLLGCVLLASISPCFGGIVRRSNLQCQSWKGSEIRCAKDDWPSNRFKIVNKSSASATFVVDQWISSCGRPGSKYSSQQYTLQSSQQIEIHFESAPKGQCREMFIYNCRQHGGQTNCLHVLKAYPIE; encoded by the exons ATGAGAATCTTTAATAGTAGTTTGGTTTTCCAAAGAGCGAGTTCCCTGTTCTCAACACTACTGTTACTAATTAAG ATGGTCAAGAGTATATACCTCAGTTTACTTTACCTTCTGGGGTGTGTACTTCTGGCTTCCATCTCCCCCTGTTTCGGTGGAATCGTCCGCCGGAGTAACTTGCAATGTCAGTCTTGGAAGGGCAGTGAGATACGGTGTGCTAAGGATGACTGGCCATCAAATCGATTTAAGATCGTGAACAAGTCCTCTGCTAGTGCCACATTTGTTGTTGACCAGTGGATCAGCTCGTGCGGTCGGCCTGGATCAAAGTATTCTTCTCAACAATACACATTGCAGTCTTCTCAACAAATCGAAATACATTTTGAGTCTGCACCGAAAGGTCAATGTcgagaaatgtttatttacaactgCCGTCAACATGGAGGTCAAACAAACTGTCTTCATGTTTTGAAAGCTTATCCCATCGAATGA